In Beggiatoa leptomitoformis, the genomic window CATTTTACTGAAGAGGCAGAACGGGTTTTATATAACCAATTAACGCACACTGCCGAGATAATTAAACCCTTGTTAGTACAGGGTGATTATCAATCAAGTTTGCAACAACTCGCCAATTTACGGGATGTTGTAGATAGCTTTTTTGATAAGGTGATGGTGATGATTGATGATGAAAAAGTCCGACGTAACCGTTTGGCTTTATTGCAAACATTACGAGCATTATTTTTACAAATCGCGGATATTTCTCGCTTACAGGGATGATATGACAAGATGATAGGGGCGGCTTAATGCGTCCCTGATTGCGCAAGTAGCAAATTCTCTTTCTCTTTACTTAATAAAGTAGTCTTACCCCATGAAATTAGTCATTTTAGACCGTGACGGGGTCATTAATCACGATTCCAATGAGTATATTAAATCGCCAGATGAATGGCACGCAATACCGGGGAGTTTAGCTGCGATTGCGCGACTAAATCAGGCGGGTTATCGCGTGGTTGTGATTACCAATCAGTCGGGTGTGGCGCGTGGTTTATTTACGTTAGATGATTTGAACGCGATTCATAATAAGATGTATCAACAGTTGAGCGAGGTTGGCGGTAACATTGAGGCAATTTTTTTCTGTCCGCATAACTTGCAAGACGATTGTCAATGTCGTAAACCCCGTGCGGGCTTATTTCATAATTTGGCAGAACGGTTGGGTATTTCCTTAACGGGCGTGCCTGCTGTTGGTGATTCTTTACGTGATTTACAAGCGGCCATTACCTGTGGCGCAAAACCTTTGCTGGTTTTAACGGGCAAGGGTGAAAAAACCTTACAAGAACTAAATGGATTTGGCGATGTTGCCGTATATGAAAACCTCGCTAGTGTTGTGGATGACCTCTTGAGTGAAAAACATGCGTAATGATTTAACCCCTTCTACCTTCGTTCTTTATGGACGTTCTATTGCTTTTTATCTGGGTATCGTGGCGGCATTGATGGTATTTATGCCTTTATCGTTGCCACTCGCCTTGGTGCGTTACCCTGTTCGCTATCAAATTATGACGCACTTTGCGCACTTTTTTTTATGGTGGTTGGATAAAACTTGTCATTTGACTTATGAAGTGAAAGGCTTAGAAAATATTCCTAAAGATAAGCCTGTCATTGTATTGAGCAAACATCAATCTGCTTGGGAAACAATTGCTTATGCAAAAATATTACCATTTATGCAGGTGTGGGTTTTAAAAAAGGAATTATTGTGGATTCCATTGTTTGGTTGGGGGTTAGCAACAATGCGTCCGATTGCCATTGAACGGACAAATGTGCGCCGTTCTTTAGAACAGATTATTGACCAAGGGCGTAAGCGGTTGGCGAATGGAATTTCTGTAATTATTTTTCCTGAAGGCACGCGGGTTGCACCAAACGAACGTGGACGTTATACCGTCAGTGGCGCATTATTGGCGGAGAAAAGTGGTTTTTCTGTGTTACCAATTGCGCATAATGCGGGTGTTTTTTGGCGACGACAGGGGTTTTTAAAATATCCCGGTGTTATTCAAGTGAGTATTGGAACATTAATTAAGACTGAAGGGAAAACTGCTAAGGTTATTAATACACAGGCTGAAGAGTGGATTGAGAATGAAATGAAGAAATTAGTACATGATGATGTTGTTACTAATGAGTAATTCATTTTATTTTCAACAGACTAAATACTAAAGGTTTATAAGTTGATTTAAATAAGTTCTTTATGTCAAAATAAAACTTAACTTTTTTCTCACAATGGGTTAAATAGCGTTTATCTTAAATGGGCTGTTTACCATTTCTGGCGATAACAGAAATGGAATGGCTTGACCCCTTGTTTTCAAAAACGCGCTTTTGTTAGCTGTAGTATGTTTAAAAACAGCTTGGAGTTTATCTCACAATGTATAGAACGCTAATCTCTGCAAGGCGATGGACAGTTTTAGGTTTAGTAATGACCGCTTTTATCAGTGGCTGTTCTACCGTTGAAACCACCGAACCAACCCCAACAGATACAGATAATGGCGGGTATTCAGGAGAATATCCGACTGATATAACTATCCCAGATAATGGTAACGAGTCCCCTCCTGCTGATGGCTCTTATTATACGGTTGTTGCTGGCGACAGTTTGTATGCAATTGCTCGACGCTACAATATGGATTGGCGTGCAATCGCAAGTAGTAATGGTATTGTTCCACCCTATAACTTGTCTGTAGGGCAGCAATTAATTATTAATGGGAGTAGTAGTCCTAGTTATGATAGTGGCGCGGTAACTGCGCCTGTAAAATC contains:
- the gmhB gene encoding D-glycero-beta-D-manno-heptose 1,7-bisphosphate 7-phosphatase, yielding MKLVILDRDGVINHDSNEYIKSPDEWHAIPGSLAAIARLNQAGYRVVVITNQSGVARGLFTLDDLNAIHNKMYQQLSEVGGNIEAIFFCPHNLQDDCQCRKPRAGLFHNLAERLGISLTGVPAVGDSLRDLQAAITCGAKPLLVLTGKGEKTLQELNGFGDVAVYENLASVVDDLLSEKHA
- a CDS encoding lysophospholipid acyltransferase family protein — encoded protein: MRNDLTPSTFVLYGRSIAFYLGIVAALMVFMPLSLPLALVRYPVRYQIMTHFAHFFLWWLDKTCHLTYEVKGLENIPKDKPVIVLSKHQSAWETIAYAKILPFMQVWVLKKELLWIPLFGWGLATMRPIAIERTNVRRSLEQIIDQGRKRLANGISVIIFPEGTRVAPNERGRYTVSGALLAEKSGFSVLPIAHNAGVFWRRQGFLKYPGVIQVSIGTLIKTEGKTAKVINTQAEEWIENEMKKLVHDDVVTNE